The region TAGTTAACTTTAAATTTGCATCTAACATATCTTTATGTTGTACATGAGCTTTATTTATTGTTACTAAATTATCTTTTAAAACAACATCTGCTTTATTTGCAAAAAATTCAAAAGAACCTAATCTAAAAATTGCATTTTGTGCTTTAAACTCACCAAAGGCATGCATCTCTTTTGAAGCTAAATAAGGTATTTCCAATAATAGTTTTGAACTTAATTCACCACTAAATTGTTTAACAGGCAAAGATATTTTATAAGCATTCAATATCTCTAAAATATCTTTATTTAGTATTGAGTCTGATTTTAAATCAACATGAACAACACCTTTTTTTAAGCTTGTCAAATCTGTAATAAACACCCTACTTCCATATAATTTACTTTGATCATACATAGGTTTTTCAAGGTCAAAAGAGAGTGTATTATTTTCATAGTTTATGACTAATTTTGGAGTATCTACTGTTTTAGCATCTTTGTGAAATCTAATTTTTGCATTATCAATTACAGCTTGACCTTTTATTGAATCAATTATTGGTTTTTTATTTTTTAAATCTATTTTACCAAGTAAATAGTTTAATTTTATTTTCCCTTCAACATTATTATACATCCAAGCTTCAGCTATTTTATCAAGTCTAAAAAAATCTTTTAAAAATACTAAAGAATCAACTTGTTTATCAGCACTTAAATAAAAATCAAAAATATCATTTGATAATTTTGTGTTAATATCACCTTCTATATATTTATAAATATATTTTCCAAAAAAACTTGCTATATTTTTCTCTAAGTCAATTTTTACATCACCAAATAAAGTTAATGAATTATCTTTAAAATAAATGGAATTAATATTTAAATTAATAAAATTATTATTTGAATTTATCTCGGATGAGATATTTATATATTTATTATCTACATATAATTGGTTTTGATCTAAAAAGATTGTTACGTGGTTATCACCTATATATAAATTCTCTAAACTTATTTTTTCAAATATATTTAAAACATAATCTAGATTTGATATCAAATTCAAAGTATCTTCAAAAGAATCACTATTTTCATCATTTTTCAAATTTATTTTTACTTTTTTGGCTTCTAAAATAAGTTTTTTATCCAATTTTAAATAGAATTTCGAAACTGAAAAATTTCCCAATGTAAATGAATCAATTTTAATACCAGAAAAAAGAGAAAATCCTAATAGAATGAAAAATATTAAAAAAAATAAACTTATAACTTTAACAGTTTTTAACATAATCGAATTATTCCTTATCGCAACGATTGCAGTACTTTTTTATTTAAATATTCCAGTAAGTTCAACAAAAGTAATATATATTCCTAAAGGTAGTACTAATAGTATTATAACTCATTTAAATAAAAATGGTTATGAAACTAATACACTAGATAAACTTGTTGTACGAAGTTTTGGCTATCCTCAAAATGGTTGGATAGATTTAAAAACACAATATATGACAAAAGGTGATTTCCTTTATAAAATCACTAAATCTAAAGCTGCATTAAAAACAATCACTTTAATTCCAGGTGAAACTTCATATATATTTTTAGAACAATTAGCCGAAAAATTTAATCTATCAATAGAAAAGCTTCAAAAAATCTATAAACAACATGCGTATAAAGAAGATGGAAATATTTTAGCAGAGACATATTCTTTACCTTATGGGATGAAAGAAGACCATCTTTTGTTTTATCTATTTTCCCATACAAATAAGCAATATGAAGAGTTTTCAAGAAAAATATTTGGATATTATGATAAAAAGAAATGGTATTTTTATTTAACAATTGCATCAATAATTCAAAAAGAAGCAGCAAATGTAGATGAGATGCCTTTGGTTTCAAGTGTAATTTATAACAGATTACGAAAAAGAATGGCTTTACAAATGGATGGTACATTAAATTATGGTAAGTATTCCCATGTAAAAGTTACAGCAACTAGAATAAAAGAAGACACATCTTCATATAACACATATAAAAATAAAGGTTTGCCAGCAAGCCCAATTTGTGCTGTTAGCTTAAATGCCATAAAAGCTGCAATATTCCCAGTAAAAAGTGATTACTTATATTTTGTAAAAGATAATAAAACAGGTCTTCACAAATTTTCTAATTCATATACTAAACATGTAAATAATATCAATGCAAATAGAGGTGTTAAGAAAAGTTACACAAAAGTTAAAGAAAAAGTTACAAAAATTGATAAACAAGCTAAAAAGATTATGGATACGGACGTTTCTAAGCAAAAGCCTAGTTCAATTAAAGATTTATGGAATAATGTTCAGTAATTTAATGTGAAATATTGAAACAGTAATCTTTTTGTAACTAATTATTATAAAAAATTCAATTATCATAAACTCAAATACTGCTATTATAACACTATTCAAAATTTAATACTTAGGAATAGACATGTCAAAAATCATTTATACAAAAGTTGATGAAGCACCAGCATTAGCAACATACTCTTTTCTACCTATTATCAAAGCATTTACAAAAAGCTCTGGTATTGAAATGGTAACAAAAGATATCTCACTTGCAGGAAGAATTTTAGCGAACTTCCCTGAGAACTTAAAAGAAGACCAAAAAATTGGTGATGCATTGGCAGAATTAGGTGAAATGACACAAGACCCATCTTGTAACATTATTAAGTTACCAAATATTTCAGCTTCAATTCCACAATTAAAAGCTGCAATTGCTGAATTACAATCAAAAGGTTTTAATGTACCTAATTATGATGAGTCAGACGAAATAAGTGCAAGATATGCAAAAATTTTAGGATCTGCTGTAAACCCAGTGCTTAGAGAAGGAAACTCAGACAGAAGAGCTCCAGGAGCTGTTAAAAACTATGCAAAAAACAACCCACATAGAATGGGAGAATGGAAAAGCACTTCTAAAACAGATGTTGTACATATGGACGCAGATGATTTCTTTGGTTCTGAAGTTTCTACAACTTTAGATAAAGAAGATAATTTCAAAATCTCTTTTGTTGATGCAAATGGAGCTGAAACTGTATTAAAAGCTTCTTTACCTTTAGAAGCAGGTGAAGTTGTAGATGCAACAAAAATGTCTTCAAAAGCATTACAAGAGTTTTATCAAAAATCTATTGATGAAGCTAAAGAAAGAGATGTATTATTATCATTACACCTTAAAGCTACTATGATGAAAGTATCTGATCCAATTATGTTTGGATTTGCAGTAAAAGTATTCTTCAAAGAATTAATTGAAAAACATAATGCATTATTTGATGAATTAGGTGTAAACTTCAATAATGGTTTAGGTGACTTATACTCTAAACTTGAGACTTTAGATGCAGATAAAAAAGCTGAAATTGAAGCTGATATTGCTGCAATTTATGCAAAACAACCAAGACTTGCAATGGTAAATTCTGCTAAAGGGATTACAAACTTACATGTACCATCAGATGTTATTATTGATGCATCTATGCCAGCTATGATTAAAGGTGGTGGTAAAATGTGGAATGCTGAAGATAAAGAAGAAGATACTTTAGCAATGATTCCAGATAGATGTTATGCTACAACTTACCAAGTAGTTATTGAGGATTGTAAGAAAAATGGTGCATTAGATCCAAAAACTATGGGTTCTGTTCCAAATGTAGGTCTTATGGCTAAAAAAGCTGAAGAGTATGGTTCACACGATAAAACTTTCCAAGCTCCAGCAGATGGTAAAATTGTTGTAACAAATGAAGCTGGTGAAGCTGTATTTAGTTTAGATGTTGATGGTGGAGATATTTTTAGAATGTGTCAAACTAAAGATGCACCAATCAAAGATTGGGTTAAACTTGCAGTAAACAGAGCAAAATTATCAAATACTCCAGCAGTATTCTGGTTAGATAAAAATAGAGGTCATGATGCACAAATGATTGCTAAAGTTGAAGAGTACTTAAAAGAGTATGACTTAACTGGTTTAGAGATCTCTATCATGGCTCCTGATGATGCTATTCAATATTCTCTTGACAGAATGAGAAAAGGTTTAGATACTATTTCTGTAACAGGTAACGTATTTAGAGATTATAACACTGACCTTTTCCCAATCTTAGAACTAGGAACATCTGCAAAAATGCTTTCAATCGTTCCATTAATGAAAGGTGGAGGATTATTTGAAACTGGTGCTGGTGGTTCTGCTCCTAAACACGTTCAACAATTCCAAGAAGAAAACTACTTAAGATGGGATTCATTAGGTGAATTTATGGCTTTAGCTGCTTCATTAGAGCATTTAGCAAATACACAAGACAATAAAAAAGCTCAAGTTCTTGCTACAACTTTAGATAAAGCAACTGGAACTTTCCTTTTAAATGATAAATCTCCATCAAGAAAATTAGGTGGTATCGATAATAGAGGTTCTCACTTCTATTTAAGCTTATATTGGGCACAAGAATTAGCTGCACAAAATGATGATGCTGATTTAAAAGCAGAGTTTGAACCAATTGCAAAAGCAATGACTGAAAATGAAGAAAAAATTATGTCTGAATTAGTAGCTCCACATGGAACAGCAGTAGATATGGGTGGATACTATTTACCAGATGATGAAAAAACATCAACTGCTATGAGACCATCTGCAACATTAAATTCAATTATTGCATAATTGATTAGAAAAAATAAAAAAAGGTAAGGGTAACACCTTACCTTTTTTTTTATAAAAAATATACAATTATTTTAATTATACTAAAATTTTTTTGATATAATTAAAATATATTAAAAATAAAGGTTATATTTTGATTAATAAAAAAGTAGGAATAATAGGTGTAGGAAATGTGGGTTCTACCCTTGCTTATACATTAGCTCACAAAGGTATATGTTCCTCTATAGTACTTAAAGATATTAGAGAAAATATTGTAGAAGCTATGGCTTTAGATATTTCACAATCAGCAAATGCTGCAAAATCACATACAGTGGTTCATCCAGCAAAATCAGGTGAAGATTTAAAAGATTGTGATGTTGTTGTTATTACTGCTGGAATTCCAAGAAAACCAGGTATGAGTAGAGATGACTTATTACTAACAAATGCAAAAATCATGAAAAGTGTAATTGAAGACATAAAAAACTATGCACCCAATGCAATTATAGTTATTGTATCAAACCCACTAGATGCTATGGTTTATACTGCTATTAAAACTTCAGGATTTAAAAAAGAGCAAGTTGTAGGTATGGCAGGTATTTTAGATAGTGCAAGAATGAGCCACTTTATATTAGAAAAAGTTGGTTTTGGTGCGGGACAAATTGAATCTTCTGTTATGGGTGGTCATGGGGATGATATGGTTCCATTACCTAAACATTCAACAGTTGCAGGAGTTGCAATTACTGAAATTTTAGAAGAAAAAGAGATAGAAGAGATTGTTGAAAAAACTAAAAATGGTGGCCTTCAAATTGTAAAACTTCTTGAAACAGGTTCAGCATACTATGCACCAGCTCATGCTACTTCACTTATGGTTGAAGCAATATTAGATAATAAAAAGAAAATCTACCCTTGTGCAGTTATGTTAGATGGTGAATATGGTTATGAAAATATTGTAGCTGGAGTTCCTGTAATGCTTGGAAATAAAGGTGTTGAAAAAATTATGGAATTAAAACTTGATGAAAATCAAAAGAAACAATTTGCTAACTCAATAGCCTCTGTAAAATCACTAGTTGATGTATTAGAAGAGAGATTCTTCTAATCTTTATTAAATAAAAAAGAGGAAAACCTCTTTTTTATTATTTAGCTAAATTTTTAGCTACAAAATCCCAGTTAACAAGATTCCAAAAATTTTCTAAATATTTTGGTCTAGCATTTCTAGTATCAATGTAATATGCATGTTCCCATACATCACATGTTAATAGTGGAGTTAAACCTTCAGTTATAGGTGTTGCAGCGTTTGGTGTTGCTACAATTTCTAATTTTCCTGTAATATCTTTAACTAACCAAGCCCAACCTGAACCAAAATGGTTTACTGCTGTATTTGTAAAATCTTCTTTAAATTTCTCTACAGAACCAAAAGCTTCAGTTAATGCAGTTTCAACTTCTTGTGGAATTATTGAACCACCAGGAACTAATCCATTCCAGAAGAAATCGTGGTTAAAAACTTGTGCTGAATTATTAAATACACCACCTTCTGAATTTTTAATAATATCTTCTAATGAAGAATCTTCGAATTTTGTACCTTCAATTAATCCATTCAATTTTGTTACATATGTTTGATGGTGTTTTCCATAGTGAAACTCTAAAGTCTCTTTTGACATATATGGTTCTAAAGCATCCATCTCGTAAGGTAATTTCATTAATTCGTGTTTCATATTTAATCCTTTCGTAAATTTAAATTACATAGTAATCTTACTCCTTTTTCTTTAATGAAAAATAAGAGATATATGTTAATTTTTTATTTAAGACAATTTTTGTCCTATTTAGATTTTTATTCCATATTCTTTAGATAATGAATATGCACTGTTTCCAAATATATCCTGTTTGTATCTATCTGCTTTGTTTTTTGAAAAAAAATCTATTAAATTTTTATGTTTATATAATACAGCGTATAAAAAAGGATTTGCTTCAAGATGATCACATAAATTTATATCAACAGCTCTATTTTTAATTAAAGACTTAACGAAATCAAGTCTTCCTTTATAAACACTATAATGTAGGGCATGAAGTTTATCTTTTAAAAATACATTTAAACTTATCCCTTTTGATAATAATAGATTAAATGCAGTAATATTACCTGAATAAATCGCCCAAAAAAGTGCGTTTTTTGTACTTTTATCCCTTTGGTTAACATCAGCTCCCAAATCTATAATATTTTTTAATCTAGTATTTTTCTTAGATATAATAGCTTGAAACATTGCGGACCAGCCATTAGTTGTTTGATAATTTATATTTGCTCCATTTAGTAATAAATACTCAAATTTTGCATCATCATCGACACTGTAAATTAATAGTTTTGATAAATCTTCTTTTAGTGCAATATCGTTTTTACTCATTTTAAATCCTTAAAATTTAATTATAACAAAGTTCTCTTAAAGGTATTTGATAATTGCTATCGATATAATATTTTAGTGTATATTTTTTAATCAAAAGTAACAGTAGAATTAAAATTCTACTGTTTTTGTAAAAGTTCGTATAAAGGTTTTAAAGTATTTTCTATCTCTTCTTTAGACATTGTACCATCTAAAGCACCCTCTTTTACACTACCCTCGTATATTTTTGTTACTGTTCCAACTTCTGTTAAAAGATATGCGAAAAATTTTGTTTTTGAATTATCGGTAACATTTAAAGCTTTTGCCATATTTCCATCCATATCAAATATCATTGGAATATTTGTTCCTTCATTCAATTCTTCAAGTTTACCAGGGATAAACATCTTTTTAACAAACCATGGTGCTGCTGAAATATTTGCAACCATTACATAAGGAATATTCAATTTATATAGTTTAGACAAATCTTTCACGACTGCTAATGAATCATGATTTCCTACTATAATTAAATATTTTTTATTTTTCTCAAATAATGATTCTTTTTTTATTTCGTTATCTTTTCCTACCAACTCATATTTTGCAGGTAAAGAATCATATTTAACAATATTTAATACATTGTCATCTGCCACAATTTGTTTGGGTTTTTCAGCTGTAAAATAAACTAGTAAACCAAATCCAACTATACCTAAAAATACTATTTTTAATAAGTTTGCCATAATTTTCCTCTATTTAAATTTGTGGAATATTTTATCTTATGAAAGTTAACTTTTTATTAATAAAAACTTTAATATAAATAAATAATAAAAACTATATATTATTTAGTTATTTTAGATTTTTTTACCCATCTCTTAAACATTCTATGAACTTTAATCTCATCTTCTAATTCATTTTTATCTAAGATATTATCAACCAATTGCTTTGCTAGAAAAGGTGATAGAACATAACCTCTTCCCCCTACTCCATTTAGCACATACAAATTATCATATTTTGATAACATTTCATCTTTTACGTGTGATCCATTTACCAAATGTGGATATTTGTCAATTGTAGTTTTAGAATCTATAAGTTGCCCAACCATAGGAAAATAATCTAAACTAGATGCTCTAGGTCCTATTTTAATATCACAAACCTCTACATCATCTAATTTTTTGATATCATTTGCAAGTGATATTAACTTTTCACAATCTTCATTGGCTCTTTGTTTACTATATGAACTTTCATTTTTAAAAGAGTTTAAACAATGATTACAGATATTTAAATCTTCATCTATTCTATGGTGTGTAGCTCCAATAGATGTAAGATAATTATTTTTTTCTTCTATAAATGTTGAGTGGGATAAAGAACACTCTTTATGATAGTTTTTTGTTGTTTGAGTAGAAGTATAAATATCTATTTTTTGTCCCCATACAGCTCTTATATTAAAATAATCTTCCCCAATCAAGGAAATATCTGCACCAGTTGTTAAGATTAGATTTTTTGCTTTTAATTCATTGTTTATAATCCAAAAACCATCTTTTTTTTCAATATCTTTAGCTTCATATTTAAAAAGCTTTTCAACATCTTTTGCCAAAACTTTACAGATATTATAAGAGTTTACTTGTGAACCTATATCAAAATAATACCCGCCCTCCATTTGCTCATACTCAAAATCCATATAAGGTTTGTAAGATTGAAACTTCTTTTCATCTTCTTGGTTTTTAGGTATTCTAACAACTCCACAATTTGTAATTTCTTTTGGAGTATTTTCTAAATAAAACTGTGTAGAGAATTTTATAGCTTTAGTTACTAAATCTTTAAACTTATTTGGCTTACCTAAAAGTGGAGAAAGAAAAGCGCCAGCAGCACCACTAGCTCCTTGAGCTAAATCACAGTTTCTATCTAAAAGTAAAATTGAATCACTGTGTTTAGACAAAAAATAAGCTGTACTACATCCTGCAATACCAGCTCCTACTATAATATATTCATACTCTTTTAACATTTTTATCCAATCTATTTAATTAATTGGATATTTTATCTAAAAAAGGCTTTTCAAATATTATTACTATAGAACTTTTTCTTTTCTAAATATCATTTAAAAGTTGATAATTGGGTCTCCAATACCCTCTTCCACCCCTTAAGCTAACGCACTTATGATTTGGTAATTTTTTCCTATAGAAGTTTAATCTTTCTTTTGTAGTTTTACCTGTATCACAATAAAATACAAAAACTGTATTTTCAGGCATTTGTGACATCTCATAGGGATTATATGTCATTGTTTCAATATTATCAAGTGGTTTTAATATTGTATCAACTAAAACTACATTAATACCCTCTTGTTCCAACTCTTTAGTATATTTATAAA is a window of Halarcobacter sp. DNA encoding:
- the mltG gene encoding endolytic transglycosylase MltG gives rise to the protein MKNIKKNKLITLTVFNIIELFLIATIAVLFYLNIPVSSTKVIYIPKGSTNSIITHLNKNGYETNTLDKLVVRSFGYPQNGWIDLKTQYMTKGDFLYKITKSKAALKTITLIPGETSYIFLEQLAEKFNLSIEKLQKIYKQHAYKEDGNILAETYSLPYGMKEDHLLFYLFSHTNKQYEEFSRKIFGYYDKKKWYFYLTIASIIQKEAANVDEMPLVSSVIYNRLRKRMALQMDGTLNYGKYSHVKVTATRIKEDTSSYNTYKNKGLPASPICAVSLNAIKAAIFPVKSDYLYFVKDNKTGLHKFSNSYTKHVNNINANRGVKKSYTKVKEKVTKIDKQAKKIMDTDVSKQKPSSIKDLWNNVQ
- a CDS encoding NADP-dependent isocitrate dehydrogenase, whose protein sequence is MSKIIYTKVDEAPALATYSFLPIIKAFTKSSGIEMVTKDISLAGRILANFPENLKEDQKIGDALAELGEMTQDPSCNIIKLPNISASIPQLKAAIAELQSKGFNVPNYDESDEISARYAKILGSAVNPVLREGNSDRRAPGAVKNYAKNNPHRMGEWKSTSKTDVVHMDADDFFGSEVSTTLDKEDNFKISFVDANGAETVLKASLPLEAGEVVDATKMSSKALQEFYQKSIDEAKERDVLLSLHLKATMMKVSDPIMFGFAVKVFFKELIEKHNALFDELGVNFNNGLGDLYSKLETLDADKKAEIEADIAAIYAKQPRLAMVNSAKGITNLHVPSDVIIDASMPAMIKGGGKMWNAEDKEEDTLAMIPDRCYATTYQVVIEDCKKNGALDPKTMGSVPNVGLMAKKAEEYGSHDKTFQAPADGKIVVTNEAGEAVFSLDVDGGDIFRMCQTKDAPIKDWVKLAVNRAKLSNTPAVFWLDKNRGHDAQMIAKVEEYLKEYDLTGLEISIMAPDDAIQYSLDRMRKGLDTISVTGNVFRDYNTDLFPILELGTSAKMLSIVPLMKGGGLFETGAGGSAPKHVQQFQEENYLRWDSLGEFMALAASLEHLANTQDNKKAQVLATTLDKATGTFLLNDKSPSRKLGGIDNRGSHFYLSLYWAQELAAQNDDADLKAEFEPIAKAMTENEEKIMSELVAPHGTAVDMGGYYLPDDEKTSTAMRPSATLNSIIA
- the mdh gene encoding malate dehydrogenase; amino-acid sequence: MINKKVGIIGVGNVGSTLAYTLAHKGICSSIVLKDIRENIVEAMALDISQSANAAKSHTVVHPAKSGEDLKDCDVVVITAGIPRKPGMSRDDLLLTNAKIMKSVIEDIKNYAPNAIIVIVSNPLDAMVYTAIKTSGFKKEQVVGMAGILDSARMSHFILEKVGFGAGQIESSVMGGHGDDMVPLPKHSTVAGVAITEILEEKEIEEIVEKTKNGGLQIVKLLETGSAYYAPAHATSLMVEAILDNKKKIYPCAVMLDGEYGYENIVAGVPVMLGNKGVEKIMELKLDENQKKQFANSIASVKSLVDVLEERFF
- a CDS encoding superoxide dismutase, which produces MKHELMKLPYEMDALEPYMSKETLEFHYGKHHQTYVTKLNGLIEGTKFEDSSLEDIIKNSEGGVFNNSAQVFNHDFFWNGLVPGGSIIPQEVETALTEAFGSVEKFKEDFTNTAVNHFGSGWAWLVKDITGKLEIVATPNAATPITEGLTPLLTCDVWEHAYYIDTRNARPKYLENFWNLVNWDFVAKNLAK
- a CDS encoding ankyrin repeat domain-containing protein; this encodes MSKNDIALKEDLSKLLIYSVDDDAKFEYLLLNGANINYQTTNGWSAMFQAIISKKNTRLKNIIDLGADVNQRDKSTKNALFWAIYSGNITAFNLLLSKGISLNVFLKDKLHALHYSVYKGRLDFVKSLIKNRAVDINLCDHLEANPFLYAVLYKHKNLIDFFSKNKADRYKQDIFGNSAYSLSKEYGIKI
- a CDS encoding FAD-dependent oxidoreductase: MLKEYEYIIVGAGIAGCSTAYFLSKHSDSILLLDRNCDLAQGASGAAGAFLSPLLGKPNKFKDLVTKAIKFSTQFYLENTPKEITNCGVVRIPKNQEDEKKFQSYKPYMDFEYEQMEGGYYFDIGSQVNSYNICKVLAKDVEKLFKYEAKDIEKKDGFWIINNELKAKNLILTTGADISLIGEDYFNIRAVWGQKIDIYTSTQTTKNYHKECSLSHSTFIEEKNNYLTSIGATHHRIDEDLNICNHCLNSFKNESSYSKQRANEDCEKLISLANDIKKLDDVEVCDIKIGPRASSLDYFPMVGQLIDSKTTIDKYPHLVNGSHVKDEMLSKYDNLYVLNGVGGRGYVLSPFLAKQLVDNILDKNELEDEIKVHRMFKRWVKKSKITK